The DNA region TATAACGTTACTTGTTTACAGACGCACGCGAGAGGTTGACGGAAAATGGTAGTAGGTCGCGATGGCGCCCGATGCCGACGTCGAGCACCGAGCGGGCTACCGACCAGTGCCAGTGCATGTGCCACGAGGCCCACGGGATACTCCACGCCGCGTGGCACCCTCCCGGCCCCCAGCGACCCGAGCGTGGCTGGAGCGGGAGACCAGAAGCCCCGGCGAGCACCGCCGTCTCCTCGACTCCCCGCCGAGCCCGAAACTCCAAGCCGGCCTCACGCTCGGAGTGTGGGATGTTCTCAAGAAACAGAAGCAAGACAAGCCGATAGAAGAAAAGCCGAAAGTTAAAACGAAGTTTCAGAAGAGATCGGAGAAGTTGTACGCTGTTCTCAAACCGCCTTATTTTATACTCACCGTTATTATTATAATCGTAAGTTTCTTTCACTTTTActatttcaacatttttttattacatttttattgtatttatataagaATTAAGTATAGAAATGAGTAGATAGGTAAATGTTAagttaataacatacctacaaaaaactgcaaaatcacacatacctatatttttacagtAGTTTCATGAagctaaataaatttaatagtgtCTAAATAAATTTAGAAGCGTAATTCTATTACTTACGTCTTTACAATATTTAGACGCTATTATCTTAAAGACCGGATATCATTCCACATTTCAATAAATTACTGGTTAAAAAGTATATTACGTCAATTACGCATATtgatacttaaaaaatattttcctgGTCCAcaatcagtaggtacctacgtaatacCCGCGATTTCTGGGAAACTCGCGCTTTGGGGACTAAATATGATAAATTCTGAAATAGATTTACCTAATTGAGAttattttatggttttataCTGCAATAATTTAACGAAAAATCCCAAGTTTACAAGAGTGGTTTTTTAAcagacttccaaatctcaaaaggaggaggttatttAACTGCTGTAACGAATTTCGTTATTCTGAGTTATATTTGACCGACATctaatttcaaaattgaactggatataaaaatatgattatatgactcatattattataatatgattATGGACTTTATGTGAATGATTTTTGGAGTGGGGTGACCCGAGAGTTACGCATCTTACTGCTAAATTTTATTCAACTACTAAATTATATTAGAAGCCTCGCATCTAATTCTGacttatagttaatatttttaaattcaatgatatatttGCGCAGGTGTCAATGTACCTGTGGGGCTCGGAGCGCGCGCGCACGCGCCTGGAGTGGTCGCCGGGCGCGTGGTGGCGGGAGCCCTGGAGGCTGCTGTCCTACGGCGTCATACACGCCTCGGCCACGCACTTGGCTACCAACGCCATCGTTGCCCTTGCGGTAAGTTCAAAAAAACTTACTagagttgtaaaaaaaaatattctatcAATTTCCCGTTATTAGCAAAATCATATAAACAGTTGACATTAAAAAATGCGGCGTTAAATAGATGAGAGATGCAACTAGATCTAATGCACCGCTCTCGGATTATTGCAAGATGCTCTCTCGCTGCACATCATGAAATGTACGCTATTACGGCAACGTTATGCAAATTGTCCGCAAATTAAGCGCTAGCCAGCAGCCACGCATTACCCAAAACTAAAGTTTGCACTCCTTGGATTAACATACCCGCCATatatctttttttaaatttacgcGTATCTTCTCCGTTGCAGGTGGGCTGGGtgctagagcgtgagcagggcCGCGGCCGTGTCTGCGCGATATGGGCGGCGGGGCTGGCGGCGGGCGCGCTAGGCGCCGGAGCATTACAACCGCGAGTACGCGTCGTTGGGGCGTCCGCTGCCGTCTATGCGTTGTTGACAGCACATCTGCCTAACGTCTGCCTTAGGTGAGTTTTAACAAGATATCATACACTTGTTTTTTCGTCGTAACTCGAAATATTTTTAAGTACTCGTAATAATAAGTAtactttcttttttttaaattaatttatacttAATTATCTTTCTTAGATTCGGCCACATCCCGCTCTGGTGGTTCCGGCCTCTAAGCGTGGTGGTGCTAGCAACATCAGAGACGCTAAGCTGGGTGCTGCTGCGCACGCCAGCAGCCGCCTGGGACACGGCCCCAGTGGCCTGGTCGGCCCACGCTCTGGGAGCCGCCGTGGGCATTCCTGTTGGCTTCCTCGTCTTCTCAGGAGAAAACTCCAATAAAACACCTATTTTAATCGCCAGGTTCATCTCTGCCTTAGCATTAATAGGAGGGACAACCCTAGCTACAATCCATTATGTGTTCTGGCATGAGTTGGATACATGACGCACAATTAACAGCCTTAAAGAGGCGACTTAAAGTGCAATTTCCTCCGTCCGCTATTACATTAGCTTCCGATGGAATTTATACCTTAGTTTGAGAACCAAAGGAATGATGCAGATGATTGCGCCAAGTCTTCCTTAACGTATTGTTATTGTTAAATTTTTCTAGTTTATTTTCATGTTAGTAAACATGAGAATATTTGTTGCTGAAAATGTATGACTTTTTATACAGGCCGTAGGTATAAATTGTACTAGAAGTGATTGTTTGTTGGCACAGCTTTTTGTGTTGGATATTGTGATGTGATGCTTTTAAATCACGCGTGGCCATACTCcctttacttacttacatacgTTTCATGGAGCTGAAAAAATTAGTTTTAGAAAGAGAAAAAGTTAAAGTAAGACTCTTCAGTCGGGTGTTGTGCCTGGTGGCCAACGTTTTTGGCCTTTTATCAGACTTGCGACTGATTTTCAGTTCTATGAAACGAATGGGAAGTATTATTCTCGGCTCAGTACTTAGTAATAAGTCTTGATTTCTATGAAATCGAATATTTAAGATTGTTTTGCATCAAAACATTGGGTTCAAATGGCTTGTGATTACACGTTACTCGTATATATGTAAGTTTATTATAagcattattataaatatttaagaatATTTGTATGGTTACGGAGAAgcgacttatttttaatttgacgtaTATTTACCAAAAAATGCAAACAATTATTAAcgtatttttcaaattgtttGATGCACACTAAAATGCAGATATTTGGTGCCTAGTTAACTGTATTGCTCAGAAATTTGTGCCATAATTCAATGATTGAGATCCCATTTAATttctgttattatttttattactttgggCTAAAGGTAAGCTTTATGGAGACCTGTTTTACTGGTTATGGATAGATAATAATAAGTGTAGATATCATGTGTAATATAACTTTTATCAAGCAGGATATTACTATGATATGATACTACAATGTATGTGATATCACGTTGTTACTGGCGAATTCTCAATAAAACTTGGACAACAATATAGAATATTCATACGGCCGATGTCTCCCTAAGGCGtgtaaacaaaaaaagaaaGGAATGGAAAGAGTAGCACGCTTCTGGTAAGCTTCGGTAGCTCAATTGATTAGAAGCGATCGGACCGATGTTCCAAAAGGTCGCAAGTTCGTGTCTTGCCGGAAGTGGTTCATTTTTccatttttgtttaaaatagtTGGCAGATAGCTGGGTCCTCGTCACGGGTATTTTTACCTGCTTTTCAAAACTAATCAACTATCTACTTGTATTCATGTCTGTGACCTTATAgtccaaagtattttttgttaaaatctGGCTTGTGATGTTCATAAGTGCCTATTAGcgtcattatttttatgtttacgTTCTGGAACCTTCGAGATTACACTGTTCTAGTCTGGTAACTTTAAGCGCACTTGTAGTATAGTCAAATGATGTTTAAGTATTATTTTCTAAAGACGTACAGAATCGTACCCGCTGTATGAATACTgacttaaccctttgaccgcctcCGTGCATTCCGACAAGCTTCACGATGACGCTGACATGACGATGACATGATAGGTTAACTATGAGATTATAcctcagaatcagaatcagaatcagaattttattggtaaaagtCACAGAATTTTACATGTTAACCTAaaactttattacttttattagatATCCCTACCTACCAATAATAATTCCACTAGCTCCACTCTATAATTTCGATATACGTATCACAGTAATCTGCAAATTCTATAAGAAAAAACATTTGTCTATACTTTATATGGATAAGGTGTCTCTTGTGCCATAACTggagcctagccaagatgacgatcgttgatagaaaacgccaatcgatACTTAAATAGgctagtcacgtgacttttcgtagcatctgtcattcGGACacatgtgtcgcttaacttcaaactcgggtaaatccattcgaccctctcagcagataccctattaccttttcttaagaCAAAactcgcataatctgacagatggatttacccgaattTGTAGAAGCGACTCACATTTAGACTTTTCGATTTGTGTTTGTCTTGGCTAGGGCCCGTGATCGTATATCGTGACGTCACGAGTCGTCACTTTGTTGAAAAAGAGGCAACAAGTTAACTGTGACGTCTTTTCTGgtctcagttttttttttaatattttgttactGAAAACTGAAGACTTTATTAGACGACGCATGGTGCCTCTGTATTGGTTCTTACCACTTGTTTGTATGCTACCTACATATCAAAAGTGATATAAGTGAtaattatttgtaataaatatttgattACATTATCTTAAGAATTAAGTTTCATTTACAAACCCTTAAAAATGATGATAATCATCCTTGAATATAATGAAATAGAAACCTTAAAACTGTAAAACCGATgtcgaaaaataattactattCAATTATAGTTGGGTAGTTATTTGGTAGTTatacagatttttttatttaagtatattataactaCAATTTAGCTTTCTCATGAGCATATTAGCCATATAATAGAAAAGAGAAATACGCCACTTTTGGATATAACATAACGGTAATGTTAAAATTAGCGCCATCTGCTGACGAGTAGCGGAACACAGTACCATAACTCATCAATAGAGGGCGTTAATAATGTGTAAGAAgtgaaactttaaaaaaagagGCATTAAAAATACTTGAacggttttatatttttatttaaaccaCTAAGCTATTATTAAAATACTCACTAACTTATTTTGCTTAGGTATTAATTTACAGTAGGTCATTATCAGTATAGTTAATCTCagcacatttatttatattttataatattattctaGCATTTAGATTCAGAAAAATGATCTTGTATGGTTAAATAtttaagaataaaataatggtGAACTATTTGTTACTGTACTTTTTATGCTTTTAGCACACAGttataatttcattattaattatgaCATCTAGGCCGCACTTTACATGTATGAAAGCTACTGAGTCTATTTACGTATGAGATCATTGCCGGAGGCTATAAATGCAATAATGTtcgctaaataaataaaacttcacTATCAACTACAGCTGGTCACTGTCGACCGTACTCTCTGTACAAAAATGCCCGCCTTCCCATTTAAAGAATGCAGTTCCCAACTGCTATAGACGTTATAGGTATAATTACTGGTCGAAATTTAACAGCTTGTATCTTATATTCCCAATAGAATTAAACACCCATCGTTTACTGTTGAGACCAAAACAACGTCGGAGACGGTCAATGCTTATCAGCATATGTACCTACATCTATTTTCAAGATGATAAGAGCCAAAAttgtattgtaggtaattcCGTACTAAAAGGCTTAAGCTAAAAACCAAAAAACATAGTAAAAATCGACTTACTATGCCTTTCAAGTACGAATATTCttctattcttttttttttagttggGGACAGCAGTTGAAAACATCGCTAGATTCTTAACAAGCGAGTGGTCGACACTGCACACCGAGCTCCGTGCAACGACACTCCTGGCAAGGCGTGGACAGCTCTGCTATGATCCTGCCCACGCGGTACATGCGTCCATAGATATTACATCCAGCCAGTTTCAAACCTCCTACTCCTGGCAACACATTCGCTGGAGCTCGTTCCGGAGATGATGTTTGAATCTCTTTTCTTGTAGTAGTTGTGGGTTTCTGTGTCGTTAGCTTTGGGGATACCGGTTTGAAGGGTATAGGGCGTGGTGACGGTTTtctgatggcagtcgcttctCCAAGCACGAGGTGGTCTATCCTGTTCACAGTGTTTTGCTGGAAGGTCTTCTTCGGCGGCGGGTATGGGTAAGGATAGTGGTGAGGCATAGGGACGAATGGAGCTATGGCCGGCTTAGGTGGTTCTATGGAGCTGGTTGGTTGCGGAGTGTTGGTTATCTTAAACGTGGAGGTTCTAGTGGTAGAGGTCGTTCTAATGGGAGGTGGGATTATTTTTGTAGGACTTGGAGGATTTCTAGTAGGCGGTACTTTAGTCGTTGTAATAACAGGTTTCTTTTTCTGAGGTGCAGCCGTAGTTGCATCGTAACTATCGCTAAGTAGAAGTTTCAGAACACTGCCAAAGGAAAATCCTTCGTCATCATCCTCTTCTTCGTAATCTTGAGAAGGGAAGTGTGTTTGATTGACCTCATATTCAGGTGCTGCAGTCGATGTTGTTGGGGTATTGAATATTGCTTCAGTTGATGTCGGTGCGTTTACCGTCACTGGCGTAGTGCTCGTGTTTTGTTTATCGTTAttaactttttcacttacaactGTTGTAGCTACTTCATTTGTAGAATTGTCGCTTTCCAGTTTAGAAACCAATTCGGCTCCTATTACTGTCTTATTTTGTGTAATAATTTTGTCAACTGATTTGTTTGCATTGTGATTTGTATTTTCAGTAGGTTTTATTGAAATCTTTTCGGTAGTTGTTGTGGATGTTGTAGTCGTTGTACTTTCTTTTTCTACAACAAAAAAAGATTCAATTACCTCCCATTTATTCATCACGTTTTCAGTATTAGTAATATGGCACTACCTCTTATCAACATAAAAAATTaagacttaaaaaaaattgaatttacaGAAATTCTAGAGACAGCTCTAGAAACGTGTAAGTGGTATCTCgcttaaaattgattatataCACTTACCCTCAACGCAAACGAGTTCACCGCAGCAGACATCTGCCGTGGAAGAGTGTAGTTCAGGGTTGTAGTAGCAGCCATCAGGCGCGAGGCAGGCGCGGGGGCTGCAGTGGATCTTCCCCCAGGTGCAAGAGCACACGGAGCACATCAGGTCCATGGTCGTACCTTCGGGCACGCGGTGCCCGTCGGCCGTTAAGCAATCTAGAAAATTTTATGCATGAAGTTGGCGGGAAAcgtagagtaatttttttttaagaaacatAAAATGAATAGAAATAGGTACCTTTTCCAGTATCCAGTTGCATTGAAGTGGTCAGATGCGGCACAGAAGGCGCGGAAGGTGTGCTAGGATATACTGCATAGTACTCGTCGATA from Cydia fagiglandana chromosome 6, ilCydFagi1.1, whole genome shotgun sequence includes:
- the LOC134664893 gene encoding rhomboid-related protein 2-like; this translates as MAPDADVEHRAGYRPVPVHVPRGPRDTPRRVAPSRPPATRAWLERETRSPGEHRRLLDSPPSPKLQAGLTLGVWDVLKKQKQDKPIEEKPKVKTKFQKRSEKLYAVLKPPYFILTVIIIIVSMYLWGSERARTRLEWSPGAWWREPWRLLSYGVIHASATHLATNAIVALAVGWVLEREQGRGRVCAIWAAGLAAGALGAGALQPRVRVVGASAAVYALLTAHLPNVCLRFGHIPLWWFRPLSVVVLATSETLSWVLLRTPAAAWDTAPVAWSAHALGAAVGIPVGFLVFSGENSNKTPILIARFISALALIGGTTLATIHYVFWHELDT